Genomic window (Kangiella profundi):
TTCTTCAATACACAAGTGCCAGTTGATGGTGGTGCCGCGTATTACACCTTGTCTCTTGAAAACTTATCAGCAACAACATACAGGATAAGAGCTGCTGACACTGGCTCAATGGAAGGAGATGGTGATTTAACCATAAACCAAGCTGGACAGAAGACATATAACGGAAATCCTAACTGGCCTGACTAACCGATAGAATCTTTATACCTACAAGCAATATTGTATCCAACCCGTTCTGTGAACGGGTTGTTTTTTATACAAAACCCTACAATTTAAATACATATCTCAAATAGTACACATCTCTTGAATCTCTAGAATAAATCCGGCAATTGGTGGAACCTTAACAGATTGAGGGAGCTATGAGCTGGGGTAGTGAAGTTACAGTTGGGATGCAGCGTGTATCCATTAATCAAGGACACTTTCAGAAACAAGCTGGATTTGGCCTTGTTGAATCATTTATTAGTATTATCTTATTAGCAGGCTTTTTATTAAGTGCTTGTCATCTTTTACTCAATCTATTTTCCTCTAAGTTACTTGATGAAACAGCCTCTAAGTTAATTGACTCTTTCCAAAAAGCTCGCCAGTTAGCGATAGAAACTAATACTAGTATCCAAATAACAGCAGTGAATAACAGTTGGGGCAATGGCTGGGAACTAATTCCTTTGGATTCTTCTACAAACAGCTCTGCAGTATACAAACAGGAGCAACTTGCTGAGCCTGTTGTCTTTGTAGGCCATCAGCAACAATCCATCATATTTAAATCAAA
Coding sequences:
- a CDS encoding pilus assembly FimT family protein gives rise to the protein MSWGSEVTVGMQRVSINQGHFQKQAGFGLVESFISIILLAGFLLSACHLLLNLFSSKLLDETASKLIDSFQKARQLAIETNTSIQITAVNNSWGNGWELIPLDSSTNSSAVYKQEQLAEPVVFVGHQQQSIIFKSNGMTSNLNPLGDSGLIFCNANGKGRRLTMLASGRVQVSNIKQECGVSS